In Phormidium ambiguum IAM M-71, one genomic interval encodes:
- a CDS encoding GNAT family N-acetyltransferase — MEVTFKTASNDDRYLLLSLTKEFYQIEHLTYNVEVLNKCFDEIFTNDNLATIWIIYIEREPAGYVVLTFGYSLEFHGRDALIDEFYIRESYRSQGIGKQTLEFVLTTCQTLGIKAVHLEVSHENNRAKTIYQKAGFVAHDRYFMTKWINS, encoded by the coding sequence ATGGAAGTAACTTTTAAAACGGCTAGCAATGACGATCGCTATTTACTCTTAAGTTTAACCAAGGAATTTTATCAAATCGAACACTTAACATACAATGTAGAAGTGCTAAATAAATGCTTTGATGAAATCTTTACTAACGATAATTTAGCAACGATTTGGATAATTTACATCGAGCGCGAACCTGCTGGTTATGTAGTTCTTACTTTTGGTTATAGCTTAGAATTTCATGGTAGAGATGCTTTGATTGATGAATTTTATATTCGAGAAAGTTATCGCAGTCAAGGAATTGGGAAACAAACCTTAGAATTTGTCCTAACAACTTGTCAAACTTTAGGAATTAAAGCTGTACATTTAGAAGTTTCCCATGAAAATAACCGAGCAAAAACCATTTACCAAAAAGCAGGTTTTGTTGCTCACGATCGGTATTTTATGACTAAGTGGATTAATTCATAA